In the Brettanomyces nanus chromosome 1, complete sequence genome, CATAGTTTCATTAGTAACGAGCATGAAGCAGTTACGGAGGTGTTTTATTACGATTCAGAGCAATGAGGACAATTTAGAGTCTATCACAGTAGTGTTTAAGCTTTTTTGTAAGAGTCTTCCCAACACTACAGGGCATTTTCTAGAGCTGTGTCGAGGGGAGTATGGAGGATCGAAACTTCGAGGCTCGTACAAAAAAGCTGCTGTTACACGAGTGGTAGCTCCCGAATACATAGTACAGATGGGGAAGTTAGTGAAACGGTCAGAGGAAACGGTCAATAAGTTGGAGTCGTTGGTGGATGCTGACGAATACAGTCAAACGGAACCCAAAATACGAGACAAGCTGAGGTTTAAAAGGGGGGGACTATTGTGTTTAGTTGCTCAACCGAGTGATCAAAATAGGAAGCCAGTTGACTTGTCGTTCTTTGTAACTTTAGACGATCTTCAAAAGTATAAGGATAGAGAATTGAAGGGATACTTGATAATAGGGGAGCTAGAAAAGCCAGAGCTTTCTAAGCTAATCCACTGGCTACAAAAGTTACATGTCGATGAAAATGATCAGCCTATTGAACCATGCTGGATTGCTGGATGTGGAGAATTGGTTCCAAAAAGCAAGCAACAATAGATATATATACATTTACTCAATACAACTGTACGAGGGTTTATGACCGAGTAATTCATAGATCTCTCAATCTTAGCCGGAGATACACCCTCATTGAAAAATCAATCTTACATCCATCAACCTTGACAATAAAGTCCTTTGGCTTTCCAACTCTCTCTATTGTTCAGAGAGGGTGACGCCAAAGAATGGACGTtgatcaaagagaagaaaagtaaGCAAGAATTTCTGAAATTCTAAAGACCAAAAAATTGTCCATTGGGTGTTTGCACAAACTGGGATCATCACGTGTTGAGACATCTAAGAGAGGTAGGTTTATCAGCCGCATTAACGTATCGTTCAGATGGTTTCTGTGGTTTTTCAACAGCGTGTGATGGTGTCAATAGCCCTGATACCTCCAATATCCTCAGTTGATATCCCCACCTTACAGTAATCAAAACATCTTTTCTCcatatttctttcttggcGGGATCTTCGGAACATAAGCATTAATACCGAGGCGCGGTTATTTTTAGATCAgtgtatatatataacTTGACCGAGAGGCTTAAAACCGTCTGTTAAGCGCGTCAAGCAACCCGTCTTACTGCTATAATCATCATACCAGAGTAGTGCAAATGCTACAGCCACAATTCTCTGTTCCGATCCTCCGACTTGTCGTCCGAGGTTCTCACTCTCCTCCATTACCAGTCTCATCTACCACTTTATTCTACCTCTAGTTAAACTTTTTCTCGACTCCAcgatttttctttggactTTTCAgcttttcttgaacttttctttaaacttttcttgaacttttattcaacttttcttgaacttttgCTGACATTTTTGATAGTTTTTTCAAGCCTCTCTTTTTCGTGTacaattttctctcttttgttATTGCCTTTATTACCTGGCATTCTTTATAGAGAGATCTTGACCTGTCATGTCATCATCGCCTCATCGCGTCCTCTCCATAGGAAACCATCCTAACATTGCTTTCTACAATTGGAGACTTTTCTCGTCTAAGAGTTGTGATCtcactttcatcatctccagTGATGTTACTTCTGATAactcctcatcttcaacggattcttctcatctcAATTCGGCCAGCTCTGCAAATGGTGATGgtgattcttcttttcagtgGTCTTCTACTCATTTCGGCAATGCTCGTTATAGTATAGCAAACGTATATCCCACATTGGACGCATACATCAGAACTGCCCATACCGATGGCAAATCATCAAGCTTTGATTATATTCTTGTTTCGGCCACCTCACTTCAGGAGCTATCGTCTTTGTTTGCCAAATTGTCTCCCTTGATCCGGAGTCAGCTCGAAACTACTGAAAATATTCCTACTATTGTGCTGGAGTCAACCAACTTTGTTAACCTAGAGCCCTTTGTATCAATGTCACTTCAATTGGACAAGTCAGTTACATTGCCTATCTTGTCGGTGATGTCGGACTTTGACATTCGTCTCGTTGGGGAAAATAGTTACAGCGTGAGGAAAAGTCTCAAAGAAAGCGAATTGCTCTATGTGGGTCGTAGTGGTACCGATTCCGAATACACCTCAAACGATATTGAGATGATCAACCAGTTTTCTGACCTGTTAGAAAGTGCAGGGCTCGATGTTTATAAACTGAAGACCCCTGTGGAATTCTTTTCCTATCAATGGAAGTTCGCTCTACCTAGGATTGCATTGGGTCCTCTCTCGatactctttgaaaagcCGTTTCCTATGCAACTACAGGATCATATTCTTGCCAAACCTCTCATTAGCGGACTGATTCTGGAGGTGATTACTATTATTAAGACCATTGGGTGtaagcttttcaaaagtTACGACAGTGAGAACTCTTTATTGCAAAGACTGGGAGAGCTTGAGCCTGTAGAAGAGGTCGGACTTGACTTTTTGGAGACTCCTCAACTTTACTATAACTTCTACCATCAGAATGAATTGTATATGGATCTATTGTTGCTACAACCGATTCTTATTGCCGATGATTATCAAGTGAAGACTCCTTATTTGGAGTTTTTATATGCAATGATGTGTCAagtcaacaacaacaaccgGTCTACTTTGTCCAACCCAACTTCGGACTTTTGGTTACGCAAGACGGATGAACACGTCAAGCAGCTAAagcaggaagaggaagagctaataaagagaaagactcttcaagagaagcagatcaaggaacagaaagagattcttcaacatatGAAGGCTTCTCAGACAAACGGGCAGATTCATCAGGCTCAACAGTCGGAGCAGTTGAAGCAACATCACCAGAGTGTTTCCACACCTCTATCTCAAgatggagaacttgaagaactctCACAGCTAGCACAGACATATCTCTTGAATGAGAAGACACCGTCTGCCCTCAATGGCAACGAGTTTTCTCCTCAGACCATGAAGATGAACCAGACTGATCATTCTAAAAACTCGCAGGGTTCAGATAGTATTGATCCTCGTCAAACCGAATCTCCGTCGCCTACGCTTACTCAAAACTTGCCTCATGGTCTTCCTCCTCAAGGATTGCCTGCGCACCAACAGATATTCTCTCAGCAATTGCGCCAGTCGAATTATCAGCAAACCTACCAGCAACCGTACCCACCTTCTCAGCAGTACCAACAGCCTTCTCAGCAGTACCAGCAACTTCCTCAGCAATACCAACAGCCTTATCAGCAAAAATATCAGCAGCCTTATCCGACCTCTCAGCAACCTTATCCACAGCAGTATAATCAGTATCTGCCACCACAACATCCACATACTGTTCGCAGACAGAGATCAATGCCATTTGATAATTCATCGATGATGCAAAGTGGAATGCCTAGAACATTCTCTGTTCAGCCTAATGAACCGTCAATGCCACTGGCAAGAGGTCCTGGTCCTTCGAACTTCCAGCAACCATCGGGTCTGGGAAGACAGTTTAAGAAGACCTCAAGAAAGTCAAGCCGAAAGTCGAATGCGTTCCTAACGAACTCACTTCTTTCCACTTCGGACGGATTAGAGGCAGATTCAAGAGGCATGCCGGGTGCACGTCTGTCAATGATGCCACTACAGAATACATCTTCGAATGTTGTTCAACAGCATCCAGTAAGACGGTCTTCTTCGGGGTTTATGCTACCTAGAAAACCTTCTAGTGGCTTTGGTATCGAGGTGATACCACAGCAGCAACCCcagtctcagtctcagtctcagtctcagtctCACTTGCAATCAGCAAGCCAGACTCATTTGCAAGCTCAGGGCCAGGCTTCCCAACCAGCGCAAGCGCcttcatcgtcgtcgtcatctAGCCAGATGAGGCCTCCTCCAGCTATACCACAGCAACGCACAGACTCTGGATCAAGGCAATCATCCCCTTATTCCGCATCAGAGTCACCACTGGCTAGCGGTTCGAGCTCGAAGGAGGGTCTGGCCCCTGTTCCTGAAGCTACGCCAGCACCTACACCAGCATATGTGGTGTCAGAGCATGCTAAAAACcaagataagaaaaagaagaaaaagaagaagaagaaaaaaggaggTCTTTTTGGACTGGGAAGACATTAGAAGAGTTTACCATAGACATAGCTCTTACCATGTACTATTTATCAATGTACAATGATTGTATGTACTATTAATATAAAGATGAAGGTAAAATACGGGTAGGTCGACGTCGGCGACGCACGTCGATGGTGATGATACCGCGACGGTATGATAACGTTTCGCTATGCTAAATCAACGACTCTTCTTCCCTTGATATCAATACCGGCTAGTATGCCATGGAGTATAAATTGGAGATGCAGTATGATGCCTCCGTCATATATCGGTTCTGTTCGATATCAGCATTCCTCGAAGACATTTGGCGATTATATGTTAGAGAAGCCGGGTATAAAGACTAACGCTGATTTAGAATCGAAACCATTGCCGTCTGGATACAAGTACTTTGCTGCGAAATTCCCCATagagttgaaggatttgaaaaAATATCTCACTAAGAAGTATCCAGATCCAGACGCAAGTACATTTGCTGGAGGtgttgatttgaagactttCAATATAGTGGAAACATACAAAGCAAAGAAGGCTAAGGCTGCCTCAAAACCTAGGTTATTTATCACGCTCTTGAACAGGAATCCAATATATATGGAATACATCATATGGGATACATTTGACATTGATACAGGTGAGAAAAGGACTGCAACACAGCTAAGAAGCAGATCTGGGTCGTTTAAAGATCTTTTACAGTCGATTAACAAGGTGAAACCCACGAATGAAACACTAGaacaagttcttccaaagatgaCGAAGTTCAAGGCTGAGCCAACGACTCCACCATTCTTCAGAGATAAACTTGATCTTGACTTGAAGACAAACAATTTAGAAGACTTCTTGAGTCATGCGAAGAAGGAAAGCGATCTGAAACGAGATAATATGTTCAAAGCAAGGATGAACTACGAATGGTCGAAACAACAGCTCAATAAACACTCTCAAACAGTCGAATCAAAGACTTTTTTCACCCCTATTTTAGTTCCTGGCACTTTAATACCGTCTAGTTGGATAAAAATGGCCGATTATTCGGAAGTGGGCGGCAAACAGTACGAATTTCTattcttggagaagaacGGTAACATACAGACGTTTTCTACTATACCGCTCAAGCATCAATACAACCACAATGTGTTTGAAATCCTTCGAAATCTTAGAGATTCTCATTTGTACATAGATAACATTGATAGGTTGTTTGCCAAAGACTGGAGACTACTCGATGGAGACAGAAATAGACTCGCTTTCGCGAGAAATAGACGTCAACACTATTGGAACCGTATCAAATATGCATTATTACCTATATGTGCATTCAGCACAGCACTGACTGCCTATGTGCTTTATATAACTTCCTAAAACACTCATGAAAAATCTATTACTCCATCACCATATCATTCTGCTTGATCTCTCTGAATTTAAGTGCCGTCAATCCTCCATTATCACCCTTCCATTTTCGGAATAGCTCGACTGTTCTGgtatcatccaaatcaggAATCTTCCATCCTGTTGAAAACACACGATACTCATGTTCCCGTTTCAATTGTAACACAACTTGTCTCCTTGATGGAGGCCTTCCAGATCTtctcagcttcttcaacagatccaactcctcatcatctctCTTAATAAACATATCGAGCATACTCTGCATATCCTGTATCGTAAATTTGTCCTTCTCTACTAAATCACCCGTATTTATGCATTCCTGAAAGAATTTCTCCATCAACAAATCATTGTCTTTTATTCTCTGGTGTATTTTTTTAATCCTTCCTACCTTCTCTTCTCGAAGAGTAGCCCTAGTCAAAAGTTTGGCTTTCCGACTGCCAGGATGAAGTGCTCCGTTTTTATGCTTGAGTAAT is a window encoding:
- a CDS encoding uncharacterized protein (EggNog:ENOG41) → MFSNEDNLESITVVFKLFCKSLPNTTGHFLELCRGEYGGSKLRGSYKKAAVTRVVAPEYIVQMGKLVKRSEETVNKLESLVDADEYSQTEPKIRDKLRFKRGGLLCLVAQPSDQNRKPVDLSFFVTLDDLQKYKDRELKGYLIIGELEKPELSKLIHWLQKLHVDENDQPIEPCWIAGCGELVPKSKQQ
- a CDS encoding uncharacterized protein (EggNog:ENOG41); the encoded protein is MVMWSSTHFGNARYSIANVYPTLDAYIRTAHTDGKSSSFDYILVSATSLQELSSLFAKLSPLIRSQLETTENIPTIVLESTNFVNLEPFVSMSLQLDKSVTLPILSVMSDFDIRLVGENSYSVRKSLKESELLYVGRSGTDSEYTSNDIEMINQFSDLLESAGLDVYKLKTPVEFFSYQWKFALPRIALGPLSILFEKPFPMQLQDHILAKPLISGLILEVITIIKTIGCKLFKSYDSENSLLQRLGELEPVEEVGLDFLETPQLYYNFYHQNELYMDLLLLQPILIADDYQVKTPYLEFLYAMMCQVNNNNRSTLSNPTSDFWLRKTDEHVKQLKQEEEELIKRKTLQEKQIKEQKEILQHMKASQTNGQIHQAQQSEQLKQHHQSVSTPLSQDGELEELSQLAQTYLLNEKTPSALNGNEFSPQTMKMNQTDHSKNSQGSDSIDPRQTESPSPTLTQNLPHGLPPQGLPAHQQIFSQQLRQSNYQQTYQQPYPPSQQYQQPSQQYQQLPQQYQQPYQQKYQQPYPTSQQPYPQQYNQYLPPQHPHTVRRQRSMPFDNSSMMQSGMPRTFSVQPNEPSMPLARGPGPSNFQQPSGLGRQFKKTSRKSSRKSNAFLTNSLLSTSDGLEADSRGMPGARLSMMPLQNTSSNVVQQHPVRRSSSGFMLPRKPSSGFGIEVIPQQQPQSQSQSQSQSHLQSASQTHLQAQGQASQPAQAPSSSSSSSQMRPPPAIPQQRTDSGSRQSSPYSASESPLASGSSSKEGLAPVPEATPAPTPAYVVSEHAKNQDKKKKKKKKKKKGGLFGLGRH
- a CDS encoding uncharacterized protein (EggNog:ENOG41) produces the protein MPPSYIGSVRYQHSSKTFGDYMLEKPGIKTNADLESKPLPSGYKYFAAKFPIELKDLKKYLTKKYPDPDASTFAGGVDLKTFNIVETYKAKKAKAASKPRLFITLLNRNPIYMEYIIWDTFDIDTGEKRTATQLRSRSGSFKDLLQSINKVKPTNETLEQVLPKMTKFKAEPTTPPFFRDKLDLDLKTNNLEDFLSHAKKESDLKRDNMFKARMNYEWSKQQLNKHSQTVESKTFFTPILVPGTLIPSSWIKMADYSEVGGKQYEFLFLEKNGNIQTFSTIPLKHQYNHNVFEILRNLRDSHLYIDNIDRLFAKDWRLLDGDRNRLAFARNRRQHYWNRIKYALLPICAFSTALTAYVLYITS
- a CDS encoding uncharacterized protein (BUSCO:EOG09343YF4) — its product is MPNAKSLRKVSRLLKHKNGALHPGSRKAKLLTRATLREEKVGRIKKIHQRIKDNDLLMEKFFQECINTGDLVEKDKFTIQDMQSMLDMFIKRDDEELDLLKKLRRSGRPPSRRQVVLQLKREHEYRVFSTGWKIPDLDDTRTVELFRKWKGDNGGLTALKFREIKQNDMVME